A section of the Candidatus Desulfofervidus auxilii genome encodes:
- a CDS encoding NAD(P)/FAD-dependent oxidoreductase — MKKAVIIGAGPAGLTAALELLKTTEIIPLVFETDSQVGGISKTISYKDYRMDIGGHRFFSKSKQIIDWWFKILPPAGAPAKDDIEFGRRIPLFANGPDPEKEDKVMLVRKRLSHIFYENKLFPYPLNFSLKVIKNLGFFKILDIIMGYICTFLFPKKPEKSLEDFFINRFGRPLYEMFFKDYTYKVWGKNCSEIDALWGRQRIKGFNVKKALMHALKSNKKDIFQKKVETTLINYFLYPKYGPGQLWEEVTKRIKQKGGKVYTHHKIEKIFWEGNKIIGVEIRNLKNEKNFKLKADYFFSSMPIKELIFAFEPKAPENIVEIAANLPYRDFVTVGIFLEEINFPTLEDNWIYVQDKDVALGRIQFFHNWSPYLVPEKKGLWLGLEYFCSEKDEIWGFKKKEMLQFAKKELMKLGLIKKESWVKWGVVVKVKKAYPAYWGSYYQLYKIREFVDNFENLFLIGRNGMHRYNNQDHSMLSAIEAVKNVICNYKDKENIWQVNVESTYHEEGRFK, encoded by the coding sequence ATGAAAAAGGCTGTAATTATTGGGGCAGGACCAGCAGGTCTTACTGCAGCTTTAGAATTATTAAAGACAACAGAAATCATTCCTTTGGTTTTTGAAACAGATTCGCAAGTAGGGGGTATTTCCAAAACAATTTCTTATAAAGATTATCGAATGGATATTGGAGGACATCGTTTTTTTTCTAAATCTAAACAAATAATAGATTGGTGGTTTAAAATTCTGCCTCCTGCTGGTGCACCAGCCAAAGATGATATTGAATTTGGTCGTCGAATTCCTCTTTTTGCTAATGGTCCTGATCCTGAAAAAGAAGATAAGGTGATGCTTGTGCGAAAAAGGCTTTCTCATATTTTTTACGAAAATAAGCTTTTTCCTTATCCTTTAAATTTTTCATTAAAAGTAATAAAAAATTTGGGATTTTTTAAAATTTTGGATATAATTATGGGTTATATTTGTACTTTTTTATTTCCTAAAAAGCCAGAAAAATCTCTTGAAGATTTTTTTATCAATCGTTTTGGTCGACCTTTATATGAGATGTTTTTTAAAGACTATACTTATAAAGTATGGGGAAAAAATTGTTCAGAGATAGACGCTTTATGGGGAAGACAACGCATAAAAGGGTTTAATGTAAAGAAAGCTTTGATGCATGCTTTAAAATCAAATAAAAAGGATATCTTTCAAAAAAAAGTTGAAACTACATTGATTAATTATTTTCTTTATCCCAAATATGGCCCTGGACAACTCTGGGAAGAGGTTACAAAACGCATCAAACAAAAAGGAGGAAAAGTATATACACACCATAAAATAGAAAAAATTTTTTGGGAAGGAAATAAAATAATTGGTGTAGAGATAAGAAATCTAAAAAATGAAAAAAATTTTAAACTTAAAGCAGATTATTTTTTTAGTAGCATGCCTATAAAAGAGCTTATATTTGCTTTTGAACCTAAAGCACCAGAAAATATTGTAGAAATAGCTGCAAATCTTCCTTATAGGGATTTTGTTACTGTTGGTATTTTTCTTGAAGAGATTAATTTCCCAACTCTTGAAGATAATTGGATATATGTGCAAGATAAAGATGTAGCTTTAGGACGGATACAATTTTTTCATAATTGGAGTCCTTATTTAGTGCCTGAGAAAAAAGGTTTATGGTTAGGTCTTGAGTATTTTTGCTCGGAAAAAGACGAAATTTGGGGTTTTAAAAAAAAGGAAATGTTACAGTTTGCTAAAAAAGAACTTATGAAACTTGGTTTGATAAAAAAGGAAAGTTGGGTTAAGTGGGGAGTGGTTGTTAAAGTTAAAAAGGCATATCCAGCTTATTGGGGAAGTTATTATCAATTATATAAGATTAGAGAATTTGTGGATAATTTTGAAAATCTTTTTTTGATCGGCAGAAATGGAATGCATCGTTACAATAATCAAGACCATTCTATGCTTTCAGCGATAGAGGCAGTAAAAAATGTTATTTGTAATTATAAAGATAAAGAAAATATCTGGCAAGTAAATGTTGAATCCACATATCATGAAGAGGGAAGATTCAAATAA
- a CDS encoding glycosyltransferase family 39 protein translates to MPNTKKLLLIILFAIIIRIPYINCPMHPDEGAYAYQGYFWLKGKEIYETRFFNRLPGLPLIYATAFKLFGTNPKAIRVFVILYNTLSVLFVYLIGCKLLDEKKALISAFIFAYLSWSPIMRGVTGKEIFIILPCLITIYFYLLYEGKNKKFLFLCGIFSGFSILVSQTTFLLIFHFLIFTYFQSKKKIKDLSVYLFSLCIPVMLFLIHGALVLGIKQLIYQIIIYRTKSNSIFVGPAWYHLFRSIYSLTASSFIFLIFAIILGYQYLPKEEKFVKFFLFSYLIFSFLGAISGGWWAFHYYLPLMPIISLWLGWCIPYIFKQKRLVKAIFFCCLLVPLIFYICAFYYTKNYCLEFKSEYKLTKKLVKYLNNHCGKKIYAFLFYNPSIYFMSKKESALPYFFEDEILFVPERFKEIISVIKQKKIDCLITYDLDYSLEMVQKLCDTNKPFMFLIKKCFSRYFTPFCKGYPIQLSFIKKIFEMIPSYYKKIKIIPFKKGKIIIWKKQD, encoded by the coding sequence ATGCCAAATACAAAGAAACTTTTATTAATCATTCTATTTGCCATCATTATCCGCATTCCTTATATAAATTGTCCAATGCATCCAGACGAAGGTGCATATGCCTATCAAGGGTATTTTTGGCTAAAGGGAAAAGAAATTTATGAAACAAGATTTTTTAATCGTCTTCCAGGACTTCCTTTAATTTATGCAACTGCTTTTAAACTCTTTGGTACTAATCCAAAAGCTATCAGGGTTTTTGTTATTCTTTATAATACCTTAAGTGTGCTCTTTGTTTATTTAATAGGTTGCAAATTATTAGATGAAAAAAAAGCCTTAATTTCTGCATTTATTTTTGCCTATCTTTCTTGGTCACCCATTATGCGAGGAGTTACAGGTAAGGAGATATTTATAATATTACCTTGTCTTATAACCATTTACTTTTACTTGCTTTATGAAGGTAAAAATAAAAAGTTCCTTTTTCTTTGCGGTATCTTTTCTGGTTTCTCTATCCTTGTAAGTCAAACAACTTTCTTACTAATTTTTCATTTTTTAATTTTTACTTATTTTCAAAGTAAGAAAAAAATCAAAGACTTATCTGTTTATCTTTTTAGTTTATGCATTCCAGTAATGTTGTTTTTAATTCACGGCGCCTTAGTTTTGGGAATAAAACAATTAATTTACCAAATTATTATTTACAGGACAAAATCAAACTCAATCTTTGTTGGTCCTGCCTGGTATCATCTATTTCGCTCCATCTATTCCCTTACAGCTTCTTCCTTTATATTTTTAATCTTTGCCATAATTTTAGGCTATCAATACTTACCGAAAGAGGAAAAATTTGTAAAATTTTTTCTCTTTTCTTATCTTATTTTTTCTTTTTTAGGTGCTATTTCAGGAGGATGGTGGGCATTTCATTATTATTTACCACTTATGCCTATAATTTCTTTATGGTTGGGTTGGTGTATTCCTTACATCTTTAAGCAAAAAAGATTAGTAAAAGCTATATTTTTTTGTTGTTTGCTAGTCCCACTTATCTTTTATATATGTGCTTTTTACTATACAAAAAATTACTGTTTGGAATTTAAAAGTGAATATAAATTGACAAAAAAATTGGTAAAATACTTAAATAATCATTGTGGTAAAAAAATATATGCTTTTTTATTTTATAATCCATCTATTTATTTTATGAGTAAAAAAGAATCTGCATTACCTTATTTTTTTGAAGATGAAATATTATTTGTGCCTGAAAGATTTAAAGAAATTATCTCTGTCATAAAACAAAAAAAGATAGATTGCCTTATTACTTATGATTTAGATTATAGTCTTGAAATGGTACAAAAATTATGTGATACAAATAAGCCTTTTATGTTTCTAATCAAAAAATGTTTTTCAAGATACTTTACACCATTTTGTAAGGGTTATCCTATTCAACTCTCATTTATTAAAAAAATTTTTGAAATGATACCAAGTTATTATAAAAAAATAAAAATTATACCATTCAAAAAAGGAAAAATAATTATTTGGAAAAAGCAAGATTAG
- a CDS encoding flippase-like domain-containing protein: MFLISQKFKFFLSFFLTIGILWALIKFIGLHNLFVTFKKIKIKYALMAFFLSLSFPFFGALRWHWLLKAINQNLSILNCFALTIGTWPLNVFLPSRTGDFFRVVFLNRNISKAKVFGSIIAEKLLDIACLSIIGLFGSIFIKNKKFTIIFIGILILITVSIQVLFFLEKWLRDKNIQLLNKLNLAIQGMNILSLYPKFSIIAAFWSLINWSLSIVQVFLFFKAFDIYVSLIEISARLPLSIFIGILPITLAGIGTRDTAMLFLFKEFAPLSIIFSVSIFYTLYSYFLYGLLGIPFFIYLSSQCKS, encoded by the coding sequence ATGTTTTTAATTTCTCAAAAATTTAAATTTTTTTTAAGTTTTTTCTTAACTATAGGAATATTGTGGGCTTTGATAAAATTCATTGGTTTACACAATTTATTCGTTACTTTTAAAAAAATCAAAATAAAATATGCATTAATGGCTTTTTTTCTATCTTTAAGTTTCCCATTTTTTGGTGCCTTACGTTGGCACTGGCTTTTAAAAGCAATTAATCAAAATTTATCTATTTTAAATTGTTTTGCTTTAACTATAGGGACATGGCCTCTTAATGTATTTTTACCTTCAAGAACAGGAGATTTTTTTAGAGTGGTCTTTCTTAATAGAAATATTTCAAAAGCTAAAGTTTTTGGTAGTATTATTGCTGAAAAGCTCTTAGATATAGCTTGTTTATCTATAATTGGTCTTTTTGGTAGTATTTTTATAAAAAATAAAAAATTTACAATAATTTTTATTGGCATTTTGATATTGATTACTGTTTCAATTCAAGTTTTATTTTTTTTGGAAAAATGGCTTAGAGATAAAAATATTCAGCTGTTAAATAAATTAAACCTAGCTATACAAGGTATGAATATTTTATCTCTTTATCCTAAGTTTTCTATTATTGCAGCATTCTGGTCACTTATAAATTGGTCACTTTCTATAGTCCAAGTTTTTTTATTTTTTAAAGCTTTTGATATTTATGTTTCTCTTATAGAAATATCTGCTCGTCTTCCATTAAGCATATTCATTGGCATATTACCTATTACGTTAGCAGGTATAGGTACGAGAGATACAGCTATGCTCTTTTTGTTTAAAGAATTTGCACCATTATCTATAATTTTTAGTGTATCTATTTTTTATACTTTATATAGTTATTTTCTTTATGGTTTATTAGGTATTCCATTTTTTATTTATTTATCAAGTCAATGCAAGTCCTAA
- a CDS encoding polysaccharide deacetylase family protein, translating to MIAITVDCEQWNMPALRGKDVTENNNTEFSKKGNEILLKILKAFNIKATFFITGFFAKREKKQVKYIASEGHEIASHGYLHNYRINPNIDLKKDILKSKEILEEITGLKVVGFRAPQLQFSFKLLKVLAELGFNYDSSLHPAWLPGFYNNIKYPLSPYKPFNLGIKEIPIGVVPHLRLPIGWLWLRNIGHWWTSIGIKLLLKKNIPVVIYVHSWEFTKIKSKYVPFYLTRNTGEKFCLEFIKLLERFKHYDFITLSEI from the coding sequence ATGATTGCTATAACAGTTGATTGTGAACAATGGAATATGCCTGCTTTACGTGGAAAGGATGTTACTGAAAATAATAATACAGAATTTAGCAAAAAAGGAAATGAGATTTTACTCAAAATACTAAAAGCATTTAATATTAAAGCTACATTTTTTATTACAGGGTTTTTTGCTAAAAGAGAAAAAAAACAGGTTAAATACATAGCTAGTGAAGGTCATGAAATAGCTTCTCATGGTTATCTCCACAATTATAGAATTAATCCTAATATAGATTTAAAAAAAGATATTCTTAAATCAAAAGAAATATTAGAAGAAATTACAGGTTTAAAAGTAGTTGGTTTTAGGGCACCTCAACTTCAATTTTCTTTTAAATTGTTAAAAGTATTGGCAGAACTTGGGTTTAACTATGATAGTTCCCTACATCCAGCATGGCTTCCTGGATTTTATAATAATATTAAATACCCTTTGTCTCCATATAAGCCTTTTAATTTAGGAATTAAAGAAATTCCAATAGGAGTTGTGCCCCATTTAAGATTGCCTATTGGATGGTTGTGGTTAAGAAATATTGGACATTGGTGGACAAGTATAGGCATTAAATTATTGCTAAAAAAGAACATACCTGTAGTTATCTATGTTCATTCTTGGGAATTTACAAAAATCAAAAGCAAGTATGTTCCTTTTTATCTAACTAGAAATACTGGAGAAAAATTTTGTTTGGAATTCATTAAACTTTTAGAAAGATTCAAA